CGTTGGAAATGCAATGGTGATTATGAAAAATGCGAGGAAAAGGATCCTTTTTATCACTTCGATCCCCTCCTCCACAAATATAAGGCGGCTATTGATACAATGAAAATTATTACTGCAGGCCCTGAAAATAATCCCCTGGTCTTATCAACAGGAGATTCGACAACTGAAGTGTCTGTATTAATAATACTCCCTCTTCCCTCAGATGGTATGCCGCCCGATTCCCTGTTCTGTTGTACCAGTGATTTTACCACAACGAATTCTGTTGCTGAATTATTTGCACCATCTACTGCACTTACAATAATCTTATTGTATCCATAATACAGTGAAACCGGTGCACTCCACCCGGAACCTGAGACAACAGCTGCCACTTCGTTTACCAGAACTGTGATATTCCTGCTTGTATCCTCAATAGTTCCGCTGACTGTAATAACATCCGTTTCTACAATTTCCCCATCTTCGGGTTGGTCGATTTCAATTTCGGGAGGTGTGAAATCAATGACATTCAAAATCAGGGGCGTGTTATTATTATTTGACTCGCACAGCTCTGTTTTTCTATCATTGGGATCAGCATAGACCCACAGTATATATTCACCATCACTGTCCGGTTTCCAGTTAAAATCAATGCTTCTGTTCCTGCCTGCGGCCAATGATGATATGGAAGCTGTGGACACAATTTCATTGTCTGCATATAGAGCTGCCTGGAAACCATAAGCTGGATATTCACCGATGTTTTCTATGGTGGCAGTAATGGTATTGCTGTTGCCTGCATACAGAATAGGAACTTTAACACTGGAAACCGTAAGATCCGTATCTCCTTCTTCTTCTGTGTGCAAGGTCAGCACAGCCAGCACAGGATGTAAATTGCCTTCTTCAACCCGTTCGAACCTTGCCTCATTTGCTTCTTTTTCGAGATAGTCTATTACATCAAAGGTTTTGAAATCGAAATAATCCATAGAGTTTGCCATAGAGTTTGCTATGTCGTCACAGTTGTCTCCATCACATAATTTTTCATCGTTGAAATAGAGATAGTCGTTCTCGTAAGGTGAACCTGTAAGATAAATTGCTGTAAGTCTGGCAACAGGGAACTTATCCACATCTACTGAACCGGTAAATTTTGCTAATGCTTCATCATTCGTGTCATGCAGATTCACATTCCCTTCATTA
The genomic region above belongs to Methanosarcinales archaeon and contains:
- a CDS encoding DUF3344 domain-containing protein, with amino-acid sequence MTIRKLKLHKYLVIIVIAVLQLLSVHQALAEYNFDGYPSTDKLDGVKQGIVKGGVYVDGGHGLPDKNAPYTQSFNVPEGNVTWARLYVGVWGGKQTYSGTLQTTFNGDDLGTLILEGSSDSNPDVWCAGNGVYWVNYDITSLTTKDSLTATATTEEISTGFDGRVYGIMLVAVYEASEGEEVKYWINEGNVNLHDTNDEALAKFTGSVDVDKFPVARLTAIYLTGSPYENDYLYFNDEKLCDGDNCDDIANSMANSMDYFDFKTFDVIDYLEKEANEARFERVEEGNLHPVLAVLTLHTEEEGDTDLTVSSVKVPILYAGNSNTITATIENIGEYPAYGFQAALYADNEIVSTASISSLAAGRNRSIDFNWKPDSDGEYILWVYADPNDRKTELCESNNNNTPLILNVIDFTPPEIEIDQPEDGEIVETDVITVSGTIEDTSRNITVLVNEVAAVVSGSGWSAPVSLYYGYNKIIVSAVDGANNSATEFVVVKSLVQQNRESGGIPSEGRGSIINTDTSVVESPVDKTRGLFSGPAVIIFIVSIAALYLWRRGSK